The Arachis hypogaea cultivar Tifrunner chromosome 19, arahy.Tifrunner.gnm2.J5K5, whole genome shotgun sequence genome has a window encoding:
- the LOC112776142 gene encoding uncharacterized protein codes for MQSPSLYLTNTFTHTNNYNHHLGFNHSLSSSHNSFCPTFPKSSPCSKRGIIAQSQKPHNNKGVPKEGGVRVRGNKENVWSVDNELAKVATEREKGNSRGRRNRGRRMVKRKRHKGGRVIVTGAMLVEVETVLQTQEPVIKPIWNTFASSLSGIWKGVGAVFSPITAEMEPIEIGNKNENLYDCYTLSHIEAMPSPSGEHTSQIQRKVNWVTLNPYGEIPQQLEGNTEAKEGLDAGNVQTIRKHSVGGNSKNHILPAFESFDFERSDVMEEDVMGSEPGLVYFEDGSYSRGPVDIPVGEDDATKYYLTPTFKFEQCLVKGCHKRIRIVHTIEFNNGGSDIQIMRVAVYEEEWVSPASIKHHSDMEFDVEPFSQRKRTKPSELMGSWKVFEVSATPVYGEETEVEERNGFPYVYLCTETLKKRSLPESNYFGEEEQIDMQDVTMLWLPGGVTCYVDIDKDGILCIGVGWYSDEGINLVMERDYGLDGKLKEVRWKSEVKRRWTNPPRHE; via the exons ATGCAATCCCCATCTCTCTATCTCACAAACACcttcactcacactaacaattacAATCATCACCTTGGCTTCAACCACTCCCTTTCTTCATCCCACAACTCCTTCTGCCCCACCTTCCCCAAATCATCACCATGCTCCAAAAGGGGCATCATAGCCCAATCCCAAAAGCCCCATAACAACAAGGGTGTCCCCAAAGAGGGTGGTGTTAGG GTGAGGGGCAACAAGGAGAACGTGTGGAGTGTTGATAATGAACTTGCAAAGGTGGCTACTGAGAGAGAAAAAGGTAATAGTAGAGGAAGGAGGAACAGAGGGAGGagaatggtgaagagaaagagGCACAAGGGTGGAAGGGTCATTGTTACCGGTGCTATGTTGGTGGAGGTTGAGACTGTTCTTCAGACTCAG GAACCAGTAATAAAACCGATTTGGAACACATTTGCTAGCAGTCTCAGCGGAATTTGGAAGGGTGTAGGTGCCGTGTTTTCTCCCATCACTGCTGAAATGGAGCCTATTGAAATAGGTAACAAGAATGAAAATCTATATGACTGCTATACTCTTTCCCATATAGAGGCTATGCCATCACCTTCTGGCGAACATACATCTCAAATCCAGAGAAAGGTTAATTGGGTGACTTTGAATCCTTACGGTGAAATACCACAGCAACTTGAAGGCAATACTGAAGCTAAAGAAGGATTGGATGCTGGTAACGTGCAAACAATTAGGAAGCATAGTGTTGGTGgaaattcaaaaaatcatattttgCCTGCATTTGAGTCCTTTGACTTTGAACGAAGTGATGTGATGGAAGAAGATGTCATGGGCTCTGAACCTGGCCTTGTTTACTTTGAA GATGGATCTTATTCTAGGGGACCTGTAGATATCCCGGTGGGCGAAGATGATGCGACAAAGTACTATCTGACACCGACTTTCAAGTTTGAACAA TGCTTGGTTAAAGGCTGCCATAAAAGGATCCGTATCGTCCATACTATAGAATTCAACAATGGCGGTTCGGACATACAGATAATGAGAGTTGCTGTGTATGAAGAGGAATGGGTCAGTCCTGCTTCTATCAAACACCACAg TGATATGGAGTTTGATGTGGAGCCGTTTTCTCAAAGAAAGCGAACCAAGCCATCGGAGCTGATGGGGTCATGGAAAGTGTTTGAGGTTAGTGCCACTCCAGTGTACGGCGAGGAAACTGAGGTTGAAGAAAGAAATGGCTTCCCATATGTGTACCTTTGTACCGAAACCTTAAAGAAGCGGAGCCTCCCCGAGAGCAACTACTTTGGCGAGGAGGAGCAGATTGACATGCAAGATGTTACCATGCTATGGCTTCCTGGGGGTGTAACTTGCTACGTCGACATTGACAAGGATGGGATTCTTTGCATCGGAGTTGGTTGGTACTCCGACGAAGGAATCAACCTTGTGATGGAAAGAGACTATGGCCTGGATGGAAAACTCAAAGAGGTGAGATGGAAATCGGAGGTAAAAAGAAGATGGACTAATCCACCACGCCATGAGTAA
- the LOC112777694 gene encoding uncharacterized protein — MLTSEPDPILTEKSWHLFSLLLQIGHPVHPQLLASYCKLFPTCPDFVRHVTSLPRSPILLNANGLVTPSADAVSAIGRFVTVSIDRRFLFRNIPECSGWSKKRKVATDMVKFPAAKRRLSFTSAGVVERDQRRLTVGDGVLEVSLESYAPDAKIMTRNNFPALKFESANMDIESAIIPLRIIENGECFDCPAPNFVVTGNNTSTITFRGEVSGPVTKASDSLFITGSELTCKKETGTDSFMQSNLSVNHAQSTGFQDTLLCNETLVGNIEFGFQDTLLCNETLVGNIELGKKMDNFDALGSELVEQNNIGTADNICKTNTSKDPISESKNEDEGLQVEIDPKKGVIGFGMEKEKEDVFERGHIALVAEELKNGVEPENHVSLLNLDNKKCTVRNMGTSTPKQLLKSPSISKEGQRNDLQPKLPVLTESLACNISNKTPEDVDQCRNDQTQKWLQKPKRKQNHKENLVETISVTPKVEKKAHPSFEAFTIEEEEGSGGYGTVYRARRKTDGKKLAIKCPHDNAHKNHINNERIMLERFGGKSFIIKFEGSFKSGSSDCFVLEHVEHDRPEVLKREIDIVQLQWYAYCLFRALACLHKEGVVHRDVKPGNFLFSRKLSKGYLIDFNLAMDLKQKYNSGSKSKLGLDTSNNVPVPSGSRPLAHEKNNGGRKSMTFNKRELADYKKNSELINRHAKQKAYAGSPKNCVGKTGGNLLRAQGTEGSGITSAKDVTSTRTASAERLREPLPTQGRKGLISFLHNSVQSASNSSIKGPSSQRKRVTAPSGKVDGKMVYLTPMPLHSSVAAGLLRSKGDGKLKREGSCVGTKGFRAPEVLLKSQFQGPKVDIWSAGVTLLYMVIGKTPFTGDPEQNIKDIAKLRGSEELWEVAKLHDREISFPMELLDERYLQAWDIEKWCKVNTRRPELEIPKSLFDLIDKCLTVNPRNRVGVEEALRHEFFASCNETMRKGRMIRRGISSDTAASSSL, encoded by the exons ATGCTCACATCAGAACCCGATCCCATTCTCACCGAGAAATCATGGCATctcttttcccttcttcttcaaATCGGCCACCCCGTCCACCCTCAACTTCTCGCCTCCTACTGCAAGCTCTTCCCCACGTGCCCCGACTTCGTCAGGCACGTGACTTCACTTCCTCGCTCCCCGATCTTACTCAATGCTAATGGACTCGTTACTCCTTCTGCCGACGCCGTTAGCGCCATTGGAAGGTTCGTAACTGTTTCCATTGACCGCCGTTTTCTGTTTCGGAACATTCCAGAATGTTCCGGCTGGTCCAAGAAACGGAAGGTGGCTACTGACATGGTTAAGTTTCCTGCTGCTAAGAGGAGGTTGTCTTTCACTTCTGCCGGAG TGGTTGAAAGAGATCAGAGGAGATTAACAGTTGGCGATGGGGTTCTAGAAGTATCTTTGGAG AGTTATGCGCCTGATGCAAAGATTATGACGAGAAACAACTTCCCTGCACTGAAATTTGAATCAGCAAATATGGATATTGAGAGTGCTATTATCCCTTTGCGCATCATTGAAAATGGGGAGTGTTTTGATTGTCCAGCACCAAATTTTGTCGTGACTGGTAATAATACCAGCACAATCACATTCCGGGGAGAGGTTTCTGGTCCTGTAACTAAAGCTAGTGATAGTTTGTTCATAACTGGAAGTGAGTTAACTTGTAAGAAGGAAACAGGTACAGATTCATTCATGCAATCTAATCTCTCTGTCAACCATGCTCAGTCAACTGGTTTCCAAGATACCTTACTTTGCAATGAGACCCTTGTTGGTAACATTGAATTTGGTTTCCAAGATACCTTACTTTGCAATGAGACCCTTGTTGGTAACATTGAATTGGGAAAGAAAATGGACAACTTTGACGCACTAGGGAGTGAATTGGTTGAGCAAAATAATATTGGTACTGCAGATAATATTTGTAAAACTAATACAAGCAAAGATCCAATAAGTGAATCGAAGAATGAAGATGAAGGCTTGCAAGTGGAAATTGATCCAAAGAAAGGGGTGATTGGTTTTGGCAtggagaaagaaaaggaagatgtATTTGAGAGGGGCCATATTGCACTTGTTGCAGAAGAACTAAAAAATGGTGTGGAACCAGAAAACCATGTATCTTTGTTAAATTTGGACAACAAAAAGTGTACAGTGAGAAACATGGGGACTTCAACTCCAAAGCAGCTTCTAAAATCTCCTTCCATATCAAAGGAAGGACAGAGGAATGATTTGCAACCAAAGTTACCAGTCCTCACAGAGTCACTAGCCTGTAACATATCTAATAAAACTCCAGAAGATGTTGATCAATGTAGAAATGATCAGACTCAGAAATGGCTTCAGAAGCCCAAGCGAAAGCAAAACCACAAGGAGAACCTAGTAGAAACTATCTCCGTTACTCCTAAG GTGGAGAAAAAAGCACATCCATCTTTTGAAGCCTTTacaatagaggaagaagaaggttcAG GTGGTTATGGCACTGTTTACCGCGCCCGCAGAAAGACTGATGGAAAAAAACTTGCAATAAAAT GTCCACATGATAATGCTCATAAAAACCATATAAATAATGAGCGAATTATGCTTGAGCGTTTTGG GGGTAAAAGCTTCATAATAAAGTTTGAAGGTTCTTTCAAAAGTGGCAGCAGTGACTGCTTTGTTTTAGAACATGTTGAGCATGACAGACCCGAG GTTTTGAAAAGAGAAATTGATATAGTTCAGCTTCAGTGGTATGCATATTGCTTGTTCAGAGCCCTTGCTTGCTTACACAAAGAG GGAGTTGTTCATCGAGATGTTAAACCTGGAAACTTCCTCTTTTCTCGAAAGCTAAGCAAGGGCTACCTCATTGATTTCAACCTTGCCATG gatTTAAAGCAGAAGTACAACAGTGGAA GTAAATCAAAACTAGGCCTCGATACATCAAACAATGTGCCTGTACCATCTGGCTCCCGCCCATTGGCCCATGAAAAGAACAATGGAGGAAGGAAGTCCATGACATTCAACAAAAGGGAATTGGCAGATTATAAGAAAAATTCTGAACTTATTAATAGGCATGCAAAGCAGAAAGCTTATGCTGGTTCTCCGAAAAACTGTGTTGGTAAGACCGGTGGAAATTTACTTAGAGCACAAGGAACAGAGGGCTCGGGTATAACCTCGGCAAAAGATGTTACAAGCACTCGGACTGCTTCTGCAGAAAGGCTCAGGGAGCCCCTGCCTACCCAAGGAAGAAAAGGGCTTAtcagttttctgcataattctgtGCAATCTGCAAGCAATAGCTCCATTAAAGGTCCTTCTTCCCAAAGGAAAAGAGTAACTGCCCCTTCAGGCAAGGTAGATGGCAAGATGGTTTATCTTACACCGATGCCTTTACATTCATCTGTTGCCGCTGGGTTATTGAGAAGCAAAG GAGATGGAAAACTCAAAAGAGAAGGTTCATGTGTCGGTACTAAGGGATTCCGTGCTCCTGAG GTTTTGCTTAAGTCTCAGTTTCAGGGACCAAAGGTTGATATTTGGTCAGCTGGAGTTACTTTGCTTTACATGGTGATTGGGAAGACTCCTTTCACTGGCGATCCAGAACA GAATATAAAAGACATTGCTAAGTTACGGGGCAGTGAAGAGCTTTGGGAAGTTGCAAAGCTACATGACCGTGAAATATCTTTTCCAATG GAGTTACTAGATGAACGGTACTTGCAAGCATGGGACATAGAAAAGTGGTGCAAGGTCAACACAAGGAGACCCGAGTTAGAAATCCCCAAATCATTGTTTGATCTAATAGATAAGTGTCTGACAGTGAATCCAAGAAATAGGGTCGGTGTTGAAGAAGCTTTAAGGCATGAGTTCTTTGCTTCATGCAATGAGACTATGAGAAAGGGAAGGATGATAAGAAGAGGTATCAGCTCAGATACTGCAGCTTCAAGCTCATTATGA